A portion of the Glycine max cultivar Williams 82 chromosome 10, Glycine_max_v4.0, whole genome shotgun sequence genome contains these proteins:
- the LOC100815352 gene encoding uncharacterized protein, producing MKRQRGVHVNAVRPIMNNNPPNVEDVAAAAMGKKKVKKEGEQKVGNIMVEEEEIKESSTSRDSMVGGYLQQHQQGGMLMGWNWEENMNMPLVGGVVDEQMSWGSTWFPGWDMDLLGGDAFTALYNDVLWDDDIWNLNNQIPIPLDTTKRFHLE from the coding sequence ATGAAGAGGCAGAGAGGTGTGCATGTGAATGCTGTTAGGCCCATCATGAATAATAATCCTCCCAATGTTGAAGATGTAGCTGCAGCTGCAATGGGGAAGAAGAAAGTGAAGAAAGAGGGTGAGCAGAAGGTGGGGAATAttatggtggaggaagaggagATAAAGGAAAGTAGTACTAGTAGAGACAGCATGGTGGGTGGGTATTTGCAGCAACATCAACAAGGTGGCATGCTGATGGGTTGGAATTGGGAGGAGAATATGAATATGCCATTGGTGGGAGGTGTGGTGGATGAGCAAATGTCATGGGGCTCCACTTGGTTCCCTGGTTGGGACATGGACTTGTTGGGGGGAGATGCTTTCACTGCCTTGTACAATGATGTTCTTTGGGATGATGATATCTGGAATCTCAACAACCAAATTCCAATTCCCTTAGATACAACAAAGAGGTTTCACTTGGAGTAG